One genomic region from Bacillaceae bacterium S4-13-56 encodes:
- a CDS encoding DUF3196 family protein, with protein sequence MSEHDEDVVLFPKWRKSLEEEGFKALEEKRYKDALESFEQLLSFRIDSHDLLMGVLICKTELGEHEDALEICSRLMKEAEEEQYYQYLHIYIMILFQMGQYSELLDLLEEIFKEKNIPTPTRQQLFQMYEASRQLNLQQRDQNREKGEKEFTQAFQTEDPHHHWRILQWMKNHDLYPPKEKIKPILENPTIHPVVKTRLLDWLSEDYIDQNFTIQKFMNTTTINPAHSGVFAENQKVKTIFKQLESMEQKDPTLYDFCKKVIYRYLYVVYPFLPIEGEVQELIDAVIIYSKSTLYGDGISRDVESENNFFGLLQQMEKIYLSIIDE encoded by the coding sequence ATGAGCGAACATGATGAAGATGTCGTTCTGTTCCCTAAATGGAGAAAGTCATTAGAGGAAGAAGGGTTTAAAGCCTTAGAAGAAAAGCGTTATAAAGATGCATTAGAAAGCTTTGAACAATTGCTTAGTTTTAGAATAGATAGCCATGATCTACTAATGGGAGTTTTAATATGTAAAACGGAGTTGGGTGAGCACGAGGATGCTTTAGAGATCTGCTCTAGATTGATGAAAGAGGCGGAAGAAGAACAATACTATCAATATTTACATATATACATCATGATCTTGTTTCAGATGGGACAATATTCAGAACTATTAGATTTGCTAGAAGAGATATTTAAGGAAAAAAATATTCCTACCCCGACAAGGCAACAGCTCTTTCAAATGTATGAGGCAAGTAGACAGTTAAACCTACAGCAAAGAGACCAGAACCGAGAAAAAGGAGAAAAAGAATTTACACAGGCGTTTCAAACAGAAGATCCACATCATCATTGGAGAATCCTACAGTGGATGAAAAATCATGATCTATATCCTCCTAAAGAAAAGATTAAACCAATATTAGAGAACCCTACTATTCATCCTGTTGTAAAAACAAGGCTGTTGGACTGGTTAAGTGAGGATTATATAGATCAAAATTTTACTATTCAAAAATTCATGAATACGACAACGATTAATCCTGCACATTCAGGTGTTTTTGCTGAAAATCAGAAAGTAAAGACCATTTTTAAACAACTAGAATCTATGGAACAGAAAGACCCCACTCTCTATGATTTTTGTAAAAAGGTCATATATAGGTATTTGTATGTAGTTTATCCTTTTCTACCAATTGAGGGTGAAGTGCAGGAATTAATAGATGCTGTCATCATCTATTCAAAAAGTACATTATATGGAGATGGAATTTCGAGGGATGTTGAATCTGAAAATAATTTTTTTGGTTTGCTTCAACAAATGGAAAAAATTTATTTATCAATCATCGACGAATAG
- the tig gene encoding trigger factor, producing the protein MSAKWEKLEGNEGLLTVEVDADKFNGALDQAFKKVVKDIQVPGFRKGKIPRGMFETRFGVESLYQDALDIILPTSYMEAIEETGIEPVDRPEVDVKQIEKGKPLIFTATVTVKPEVILGDYKGLEVEELSTEVTDEDLDAELKEMQERQAELVIKEDGEVENGDTVVMDFDGFVDGEAFEGGQAENYSLEIGSGQFIPGFEDQLVGKKSGEEIEVEVTFPEDYHAEDLAGKAATFKVKIHEIKSKELPELDDELAKDVDEEVTTLEELKTKTKERLEMDKKSEADTQKRESLIEQASENAEVSIPDAMADAELDRMMQEFEQRLQMQGMNLDMYYQLSGTDQDALREQMKNDAEKRVKTNLVLEAIAVQENLEVSEEDVQKELEIMTSMYQTDVDNLVKMLGGSTDPVKEDLKFRKAIDFLVEESKTKA; encoded by the coding sequence ATGTCAGCAAAATGGGAAAAATTAGAAGGAAATGAAGGGTTACTAACGGTCGAAGTTGATGCTGATAAGTTTAATGGTGCATTAGACCAAGCGTTCAAGAAAGTAGTTAAAGATATTCAAGTTCCTGGATTCCGTAAAGGAAAAATACCTCGTGGAATGTTTGAAACACGTTTCGGTGTTGAATCTTTGTATCAGGATGCGTTGGATATTATCTTACCTACATCTTATATGGAAGCCATTGAAGAAACAGGAATCGAACCAGTTGACCGCCCAGAAGTAGATGTTAAACAAATTGAAAAGGGAAAACCATTAATTTTCACTGCTACAGTAACGGTAAAACCAGAAGTTATACTTGGTGATTATAAGGGACTCGAAGTGGAAGAATTAAGTACTGAGGTTACTGATGAGGATTTAGATGCTGAATTGAAGGAAATGCAAGAACGTCAAGCTGAACTAGTTATCAAAGAAGATGGAGAAGTTGAAAATGGCGATACAGTAGTAATGGATTTCGATGGTTTTGTTGATGGTGAAGCTTTTGAAGGCGGTCAAGCTGAAAACTATTCTCTTGAGATTGGTTCCGGTCAGTTTATCCCAGGATTTGAAGACCAATTAGTTGGTAAGAAATCCGGAGAAGAGATTGAAGTTGAAGTGACATTCCCAGAGGATTACCATGCGGAGGACCTTGCTGGCAAAGCAGCTACATTCAAGGTGAAAATCCATGAAATTAAATCAAAAGAGCTTCCTGAGCTTGATGATGAGTTAGCGAAGGATGTTGATGAAGAAGTTACAACTCTTGAAGAATTAAAAACGAAAACAAAAGAGCGTCTAGAAATGGATAAAAAGAGCGAAGCAGATACACAAAAGCGTGAATCCCTCATTGAGCAGGCTTCTGAGAATGCTGAAGTATCTATTCCTGATGCAATGGCAGACGCTGAATTGGATCGCATGATGCAAGAATTCGAACAACGTTTACAAATGCAAGGTATGAATCTTGATATGTACTATCAATTATCTGGAACAGATCAAGATGCATTGCGTGAACAAATGAAGAATGATGCAGAGAAGCGTGTAAAAACCAACCTAGTTTTAGAAGCTATTGCTGTTCAAGAAAACCTTGAAGTATCTGAAGAAGATGTTCAAAAAGAACTTGAAATTATGACTAGTATGTATCAAACAGACGTAGATAATCTAGTGAAAATGCTAGGTGGTAGTACAGATCCGGTGAAAGAAGATCTTAAGTTTAGAAAAGCTATTGATTTCTTAGTAGAAGAAAGCAAAACTAAAGCGTAA